TGATGTCACATCTTCACTTCAACAAGCCCATAACATCCTCTCCTTTGATCTACAAACACAAAAACCCTCCACTCACACAACAATCACCACATCCTCCCCATTTTTCTCCAACTCTTCACTATCTTTCTCCCTCGAACTCCACCCCCGCGAAACCATCTACAAAATCCACCACAAAGACTACAAATCCTTAGTCCTCTCTCGACTCCACCGTGACACTGCCCGATTCAACTCTCTCACAGCCAGGCTCGAACTCGCCCTCGAAGACATCTCCAAATCCGACCTCAAACCCTTGGAAACCGAGATCGAACCCGAGGACTTATCCACTCCAGTCACTTCAGGTACAAGCCAAGGAAGCGGTGAGTACTTCACTCGAGTTGGTGTCGGTAACCCAGCAAGACAGTTTTACATGGTTTTGGACACAGGCAGTGACATTAACTGGCTACAATGTCAACCCTGTACAGACTGTTACCAGCAAACAGATCCAATCTTTGATCCAACGGCGTCCTCTACTTACGCTCCTGTCACTTGTCAATCTCAACAGTGTAGCTCTTTAGAAATGTCGAGCTGTAGAAGTGGGCAGTGTCTTTATCAGGTTAACTACGGCGACGGGTCGTATACTTTCGGTGATTTTGCTACTGAATCGGTGTCTTTTGGGAATTCTGGGAGTGTTAAAAACGTTGCTTTAGGCTGTGGTCATGATAATGAAGGGTTGTTTGTAGGTGCTGCTGGTTTATTAGGTCTTGGTGGTGGCCCACTTTCATTAACAAACCAGCTTAAAGCGACgtctttttc
The sequence above is drawn from the Populus alba chromosome 15, ASM523922v2, whole genome shotgun sequence genome and encodes:
- the LOC118045954 gene encoding protein ASPARTIC PROTEASE IN GUARD CELL 1; translation: MSEPASKPFLLFFTLIFLFFASTLPRDLPDATTTTTTTILDVTSSLQQAHNILSFDLQTQKPSTHTTITTSSPFFSNSSLSFSLELHPRETIYKIHHKDYKSLVLSRLHRDTARFNSLTARLELALEDISKSDLKPLETEIEPEDLSTPVTSGTSQGSGEYFTRVGVGNPARQFYMVLDTGSDINWLQCQPCTDCYQQTDPIFDPTASSTYAPVTCQSQQCSSLEMSSCRSGQCLYQVNYGDGSYTFGDFATESVSFGNSGSVKNVALGCGHDNEGLFVGAAGLLGLGGGPLSLTNQLKATSFSYCLVNRDSAGSSTLDFNSVQLGVDSVTAPLMKNRKIDTFYYVGLSGMSVGGQMVSIPESAFRLDESGNGGIIVDCGTAITRLQTQAYNPLRDAFVRMTQNLKLTSAVALFDTCYDLSGQASVRVPTVSFHFADGKSWNLPAANYLIPVDSAGTYCFAFAPTTSSLSIIGNVQQQGTRVTFDLANNRMGFSPNKCQ